The Argentina anserina chromosome 3, drPotAnse1.1, whole genome shotgun sequence genome includes a region encoding these proteins:
- the LOC126788613 gene encoding uncharacterized protein LOC126788613 has product MAMTEEFQEAEVIFSENGESCLDFRQQQKEHAKKSSAAKKKKKMGNSVPVRIPNQMFDFRGRAVDGGGVLNDFDDDERYYKDEGEIVPPHMIVRRRVEGKMAFSVCTGNGRTLKGRDLSQVRNSILRMTGFLEA; this is encoded by the coding sequence ATGGCCATGACAGAAGAGTTTCAAGAAGCCGAAGTAATATTCTCTGAGAACGGAGAGTCCTGCTTGGATTTTCGGCAACAACAGAAAGAACACGCTAAGAAGTCGTCGGcagcaaagaagaagaagaaaatggggAACTCGGTGCCGGTGAGGATTCCGAATCAAATGTTCGACTTCCGTGGCCGTGCAGTCGACGGTGGTGGTGTTCTTAATGACTTCGACGACGACGAGCGTTACTACAAAGATGAAGGCGAGATAGTGCCGCCACATATGATTGTACGGCGGCGCGTGGAAGGAAAGATGGCATTTTCGGTGTGCACCGGAAATGGAAGAACTCTGAAGGGGAGGGATTTGAGTCAAGTCCGGAATTCCATTCTGAGGATGACCGGGTTCTTGGAAGCTTAA